In the Triticum aestivum cultivar Chinese Spring chromosome 2B, IWGSC CS RefSeq v2.1, whole genome shotgun sequence genome, GCTTCGTCCTGGTGCGCTCCTCCGTGACCAGGCTCAAGCTTCCAGGGTCCAAGGAGGGGCCATCGGGGAGCTGGGCACGCCGCGCGCCCCGCGCCCCGCTGATCGACCACCGGCTCTATCCTCCCTGAGCTCTTCTGCGCCCCACCTCTTCGCCTTCCCTCTCTTCCGCGTCACCGTTCCTTGGTGTGGTCTTCAGGCATTCAAAGGAGTTCTTGCTGTTGTTGCACTAACCGCTGTTCTTGACCTTGCAAGACTTTGCCCTGCCAAACACCCTTCTACCAGTATTCAATCCCATACTCATCCATACCAACCCTCTCATCTCCCGCCATCCCGTCTATCCCTCTTGAGCTTTTGTGACTGGAACATCTAGCAGTAGATCGAGTTTGCGTGTGATGCTACTATATATCTTTGCCCAATAAGATCGTATGTGTAAGTTTCTGTGGCATCTTGTGTCACCGCTTCAGCCATCTTGGCTAGACCGTATTGTATTgctctttcttctttccggtgagTTGATGTTTAGTTAGGTTTTTGTCTTGCTCGGGTTGTTGTTTGTTGTGTCGGCGAGATAAAGCTAGCCAAGATTTTACTTGTAAGCCTAATGTTGTAATGCGTGTCCAGTTTCTGTCCCATCTTATGTCACCACTTCAGTCATCTTGCCAAGTATATTGTACTGTATATTGTTCTTCAGTTCTTGTTTCCGATCAGATGAGTTGCTGTTTAGTTAGTTATTGTCCTCCTCCATTGCTGTTTGTTGTCTCGGCAAGATAAGCTAGCTCAGATTCTACCTGTAGCCAAGCTTAATGTTGTAATGCATGTGGAACTGGAATGAACTAGTACTAAGATATATTGTCCAGTTGCAGCTTGAAACGTGCAGGTTAATTATCACAAGTTAAGTGCAACATAACATGTGCGTCCAGCGTCCACGTGAAAGTCAGAGCAGTCTTAATTTGCCGGGCATATTCGCACGCTTGTACGTGCAGTAGATAGCGCCATTTATTATGTATGATCTGCACCGTATGACTGGGCCCTgtaacgtactccctccgttcgaaattacttgtctcggaaataaatgtatctagatgtatttttttagatacattcatttccgggacaagtaattccgaacggagggagtagtaatgaaGAGCATGCGCAGCAGCGTTGTTGATATGTTGTGCACCAGCTGACCGGCTCTTGATAGCACGGCCACAACCATGCATACAGAACGAACGCTAGCATGCCCCGGGCCATTCAGACATCAGAACTCACATTAACTAGCAAACGTTTACTGAACCCTGGGAGGAAGATAGTACTCCCTCTGTGAACTTTAGTGCCGTAAAACGTCTTATAAAGGAGTGGTATCTAGCTATGATTGATCGTACCAGTATGCTTTATAAGAGCATCTTTAATAGAAGGTCATATGTAAAAATATCTACTTTTGGATCTTCGAGAGCAGAAAACACTGCTCCAACAGACGATCCATATATAAAAAAATTAGACTATCGCCTCCCGGAGATGTAAAATTGAAAACTTTGTGATGCAAATTTACATCACGAGATACAAGTGATGTAAAACCGCGGCCGCTGCCAAACGACCAAGCGCCACTTCATTCCCCTTCCGCCTCGCGACCGCCCGCCCACGACCGAGCACCAGTCGCCGaaagtcgccgccgccaccgccccaaatcgccgccgccgccgccctagctcGCGTCGCCTCCCCCGCCGGAGGGCGTCTCGCAGCCGCCCCGGCGCCACCGTTTCAGGAAGAAGCCGCAGCTGGATTCGCCGACTCCGGCGGTCCGACAGCCCATATAGCTCCGCTCCGCCGGCCGCCGTGCTCCCTTCTCCTTTGCGCCGCCGTCCGCAGCAGCGACCAATCCAACTGTTGGGCATCTTCTTCCACCCcgcgcacaaggtgttcgatggacatgtataatttttttatgttgtttttagatgttttttgcAATATGTGCGGCTGCACAGTGGTTGAACAACAGTTGCGCGGCCGCCGGCCGGTTTTGCATCTTtgttttggaccatctgttggagttgctcttttttTTACATCTccgttttggaccatctattggagttgaGCCTTTTTTGAAGATGTAAAAAGCATTTTTTTTGTGCTTCAAATTTGGATCATCACTGGTTTCGACCACCAAAATATGCATCATCTATTAGAGATGCTCTAAACAGAGAACCAAGTCTTGCCTTAAATCACAAGCATGTTCACTGTGTATTGATACGACTTGACAATCCATTCGTCGAGCACAAGTACTCCCTCCATGTCATAATATAAGTGTTTTTTAtactagtatagtgtcaaaaacgctcttatattatgatacggagggagtagttttcttaCATGCTTTATAAGGATTATTTTTTTTGGTTTCCTTATGCTTTTTACTCTTGCAGCACATGTCGCCGTTTACGTATGTTGTGCACCGTATGACTGGGCCTGCAATGATGGGCATGTGCAGTAGCGCTCTTAATATGTTGTGCACCATCTCACTGGGTCTTCGTACGGGCACAACAATGCACACAGAACGAACGCTACTCCAGCCATTCAGAGGTCAGAACTCACATTAACTAGCAAACAGGTCTGCTTCTCAGGCTCGCATCAACCACTGTTTGCTCAACTCTGGGAGGAAAAATAGCATGATCGATCACACGACACAGACTAGCCTGTCCAATATGAGCAGTTTATTCTCTGTAAACAGAAAACCAAGTCCTTTTAACAACAGGTCAAATGCAAATGCAATGCAAGGCATCTTTTCCGGATATTGACATAGCCCCCATTCGGTTCCCCATATAGCTAGCCATTCTAAATCCCAGGACAGGCATGCTTAGGTTAAACAACGGGCAATGAAACCTCATTTCAGAATGTAATTCATTTAATAAATGTGAAAAGGCATGTCCTCAATGACAGAATACATAAGCATGCTGAATTATTTGTGCAACATAGAGAAAAGCATCACTTGCTGTTCTGCAGCGATTGCTGGAAGAGAGTACATGACAGGAGCATAAATTCCAACCACAAGACAGCAGTAGCGCTGACACGAAAGCAATTGAGGAGACTCAAACAGATGATTTAGAGGGGCCCTGCAAATGTCCCGTTCTCCCTCTGCTCGTTCCACTTCTCAACCTGATTCAGTGAGACCAAAAAAAGCTGATGACACTGAAGAAAACAAGGCAATGTTGCTACTGTTAACAATAGAAGTTCCATGAAATTGCTTGCTTTTGAACCAAAGAGAGGTGATAGATATGGTCTAGCACGCAACATCACTCAAGCATTGAGGCATGGAGGAACTGTTCTGCGCGAAGTGTAAAATTCAACATTGATTTTTCAACCCTCAAAAGACTGGTATATGAAATGGTCAGCTGAGGACAAAAAGAATAACTCGAGCAGGCATAGTGAATATGTGATAAATCAAGGTTCGGCATTGTTGTAGCTGTATGATAAATCAAGCAATTGCCAGTTTCCAAAATGGAAGCAACACGAGGCTTCTGATGCGCCTTTTTTTTTCCAGATTCACAAACTATATTCATTTCCTCAGGTCAATTCATTTGCAAGAGAGGTAACAGGTTTATGCTTGTCGAATCCTAATTATTCTACATTAgcagtttttgtttttgttcactGTGACCTCAGATGCAGTCTGCAAATTGCTGCTACAGATATTATTACTGCTAGAGTATCCAAATAACTTTAAAAGGTTAATAGTAAAGTCAAATAAAGAGAAACTCATGTGCTACTTCCTACCACTACAGAGTCATACACATATACTGGCATAAATAACTAACTTGATTCAGATAGATTTGAAAATTGAGAAGCAATAGTCTAGACTTAGATGTAGTAATTCATGTAATATATTTCTTACCTTCTGGCAAGTTCACTATGCATTGACTATTGCAGTGGAAACAAGGACCATTTAATTCAACTTCTAAAATCTACTGAAAACTAAGACTGTACTGTTTAAAATCAAACATCAACATATAGTGCCTTTGCAATTGAAGGTAATGATAATGGTGGCAGTTATACACTATACAGTATAGCCACAGGGAGCAAAGCCACTCACCCATTCAGCTGGGCAAAGAGATCGGTAGTACTTGGCAAATTTCTCACATTCAGCAGCTTCATCCCCCTTGGCACTCACACACCTAGTTTCATGAAAGTTCACATAGTTAAGAAATGTTGAACATATTTAGCGCATGTAAGTTGTAAAGTTATTGCACCATATATACCTGTGGAACTCAACATAGCGAGTAAAACAGTGTCTAGTTTGGTTGGTTGTAGGAAAGCGGAAGTCAGCAGGTGCTGTTTTAATCTCAATCTGGTAAACAAGCAAAATAATATTGGTAAGCTCGGACGGCATATGGAGCACAAAATAAAAGTAGACAACATTTTGGAAGATGGTTACAAGGTTCAAAACGACAAAAACTTAGAAAAGGGTTATCGGTCAAACTTCCCGATAAACAATAACCAAGGCGGTGAAGTTCTCTAGAGTGAAACATGGATAAAGTTTCCAGCAAACTATCTTGCAGTTCAAGTCAGACGGTGGCATGTATAAGTAAACGGTACGTCTGAATCCGGTACTGCGGTGGTGGTAGAATCTTTTTCTAAACACCACTCACGTTGTACTGCAGATAACAGGAGAACGATAACCAAACCAATCTGACGAATCTCCTAAACATTAAGCATCCAATGCCATCACATATAACACTCATCCGCTGTCTTTCAAACAGGATAACACTGAAATACAGCCCAATCAGGTAGGTTCTGAGTCCATCGTCCCTAATACACCCGACAAACAGTAACCGTTGCATGGTGGTAGAGTTTCCTAGAGTAAAACATGGATAAAGTTTCCAGCAAACATATCTTGCAGTTCAGTCTAATGGTGGCATGTATAAGTAAAATGGCACATCCGGATTCGGTACATGCGGTGGTGGTAGAAGTTTTATCTACATACTACTCTCATTGTACGGCATATAACAAGAGAACGATAACCAGACCAATCCAACGAATCTCCTAAGCATTAAGCATCCAATGGCCATCACATATACCACTCATCCGCTATCTTTAAAACAGGCTAACACTGAAAAACACCACCGCGGCAGATGGGTTCTGACTTCTGAGTCTATCGTCCCTAATTCAACACTGATGACGCACATCAAATCACATTACAGAGCCAGCCAGCCCTGAGAATTCACCTTAAGTTCAAAAAAAGATCTTGGGAATTCAACGTTCCGACTTTTGATCTAGTACGATATAGGATCTACCAGGAAAAATCCGTAAATTACCCAATACAGCAAGACGCTAATCGTGCAAAATGGAACGAAGCCAACCCCACCAATCGCCCAGAATGAATAGGATGCGAAACAGAAGGACCTAGGGTTCAGGACGAACACAGCTATCGCAACCTACATCACGCGCAGATAGGCGCCCCACGGCACAGATCCACGCGGCGAGGAGCCGACCAACTCTAACCGCGGCGCGATCGACGAACCGATGAATGCACCCTGCGCTGTGTTACAGGGTGAGCCGGCAGAAGATTCGTCCGGGAGGGAGAAGGGGATCCTGGAAGGTTCTCTcacctcggccatctcgtcggaggCTGGAGATCGGAGGCGAGGAAGGAATCGCGGCGTCGCGGACCGGACAGACGGGGGCTCGACGGGAAAGGGGAAGAAGGAGGAGTGAGGGGGGGCCTGGTCAAGGCGGAGCTTAATATTCGGAACTGGCCCGTAATAGTTGTGGGCTGTATGGGCCGAGGCAGGCTCGAATGTCCATCGACTATCAGACCTTTCCTTCttctaaaaaaacaaaaatcaGACCTTTCCTTTTTTGCAATTAAAATAAACGGCAATTTAAGCATGGCAACCCGAACGTTTTTTATGGCAACTTTAGTCATGTGAGGTTGACAAACATTGCAATTTTCTGAAAAAAACAAACTGAGACAAAGTTTCCATGTCTTAACAACTAAAGTTGACATCCCGCGTCAACTAAAGTTGTCATGTAAAAACGTTCAGGATGAAATGCTTAAAATCCGAAAAACGTTCGGATTTTATCGGGGTCCAAAAGAAATCAGACCTTCAGACCTTTCCTTTCTTCGCTCAAAAAAATCCAAACCCTTTCCAGGTAGTTCTCCTGCTCCGCCTCGCACGTTACAAAGGTCACTTCCATCTTCACCCGCTACACGTGCAACACTTTTTTTCGAGAAATTTGTTGATCTATTCATCAACTCTTATAGCCTGTTTGGTAAACACTCAGATAGGGGAATGAGAGTTTACACAAGGGTGTCGGGGGGGAGAGGGGGGTAGGCATGAGAAGTAGAGTTTTACGCCCATTCCCTTGTTTGGCATATGATGGGAATTAGTGTGGGATAAAATTCTGCTCACGAATTTACAGGGTACCCCCTGCAAAGAAATCAGTGGAAATTGGCTTTCTCAACTCCCATTCCCCTTCCTACTTAAACTCCCATTCCCTCTAATCAAACAGTGAACTTTTAATCTCCTCACCCCTCAACTCCCATTCCCCATCTCTAATCCCCCAACCAAACACGTTGTTAAGGTAGTACAAAAAAGACTAGAAGTAAAATTTACATACAGGTCCATAGACCACCTATCGACGACCACAAGCACTTGagcaagccgaaggcgcgccgccgtcatcgcccatCCCTTGTCGAAGccgggcaaacattgttgtagtagacagtcaggaagtcatcttgctaaggcctcataggaccaccgcaccagaacagcaaccgtcgtCGATGAAGATAAGCATAGACcagaaggatccaacctgcagacacacagacgtagacgaacgaagaccggatccagtcagatccaccgaagacaaacgccgaccggatccctcgagatccgccggagacaaacctccacacaccTTCTGACGATGCTTGAAACATCACCGAGACATGGGCTAAGTggggaggaccttattccatcttcaagaagccgccgccgtctcatcttcttgagcatggcacaaaccctaacaaaactcagaaAAGCATCTCaaaacgaagccctcccgccggcaagggtcGGGATCCACCATGCCTCCATGATCCAATGACCATAGAAGATGAGGCGGACcgacggcgccggcgagaggcaaggAAACCCTAGATGAGAGTTTGCACGTGGGTAGGAGCGAAGAGTTACGTGGCGCAATTGGACACTTGTGGCAAACAGATTATTTTGCTCGGATTTTTTTCTCACGCACGGGAGACGCACGGTTGGTTTGTTTGTGCCTTCCGTAGATATGTTTTTTCAAAACATTTATCTTCCGATCCATGCGTCCGAATCATGAATCATTTTCACCTTTTGCATTTTTTACATTGAGATCTTCATAACTATATTCTATTTTGATAAGGTTTGACATTTTCTCCCAAGAAAATATGTGCTTTCAACTAATAGTAACTTGAGCTTCTAAACTTATATTAAATCGTACTTCTAAGTAATGTAATTTATGCTTCCGCAGGGTAAGGTAGAGTTGTGCTTCACTTTTATGAAACACGGTTATGCTTATGCGAAAAAAAGAActaaaaaggaaacaaaacaatagaaacctagaaaaaaaacaaaattcttgggaaaaaaactcaaaaaatgaaaaccaaacaaATCAACACAAAAAGACCCGAAGAAAAacctttcaatgggagaagtgcctagtgGATGGTAGCGCTAGAACGCTTCTGCATCATAGAGACTGTCAGATGGTACCCTAAAAGGTGCATACGCATGAACACACTAGTCGATAATAAATAGGTATCAAAAACGATAATATATCGTCCATTTAGTCCCCAGGATCTTAGGTGAACTCACACAGATCTTTTGTGAACATAACAAGGAAGCTTTTTTATCATAGTTTACAATGTTTTGCGGGTATACAAAGAAAGTgcacattttttatacacacaaaCAACTAAAAACTAATGACTCTAAATGCACACATATCACCGGAAGTACAATGCACCCTggtgcgtccattttgcatcatgcttttatatcaatatttattacattatgggttgttattacacattatatctcaatacttatggctattctctcttattttacaaggtttaccatgaagagggggaatgccggcagctagaattctggctggaaaaggagcaaatattgaaaacatattctgcacagctccaaaaatcatgaaactccacggaagtcagttttggaattattaagaattattgagcgaagaaagcacaagaggggccccacaccctggccaggagggtggggggcgcgcccctgtctcctgggccccctggtggccctccggtgcccatcttatgctatatgaaggcttttaccctggaaaaaattagaggcaagcttacgggacaaaacttcgccgccacgaagcggaaccttggtggaaccaatctagggctccggcagagttgtCCTGCCagagaaacttccctccgggagggggaaatcatcaccatcttcatcaccaacgatcctctcatcgggagggggtcaatctccatcaacatcttcaccagcaccatctcctctcaaaccctagttcatctcttgtatccaatcttgtatcaaaaccacaaattggtacctgtgggttgctagtagtgttgagtactccttgtagttgatgctaattggtttatttggtggaagatcatatgttcagatccttaatgcatattattactcctctgattatgagcatgaatatgctttgtgagtagttacgtttgttcctgaggacatggggaagtcttgctattagtagtcatgtgaatttggtattcgttcgatattttgatgagatgtatgttgtctttcctctagtggtgttatgtgaacattgactacatgacacttcaccattatttggacctagaggaaggcattgggatttgggaagtaataagtagatgatgggttgctagagtgacagaaggttaaaccctagtttatgcgttgcttcgtaaggggctgatttggatccatatgtctaatgttgtggttaggtttaccttagtacttcttttgtagttgcagatacttgcaataggggttaatcataagtgggttgcttgtccaagtaagggcagtacccaaccaccggtccacccacatatcaaattatcaaagtaccgaacgcgaatcatatgagcatgatgaaaactagcttgacaataattcccatgtgtcctcgggagctctttttataagaaattgtccacgcttgtcctttgctacaaaaaggattgggccaccttgctgcactttatttactttcattgctcgttacccgttacaatttatcttatcacaaaactatctgttacctacaatttcagtgcttgcagagaaaaccttactgaaaaccacttgtcatttccttttgctcctcgttgggttcgacacttttacttatcgaaaggactacgatagatcccctatacttgtgggtcatcaagactcttttatggcgccgttgctggggagtgaagcgcctttggtgagtggaacttggtaaggaaacatttacatAGTGTGCTAAAAAaatttgtcacttgttactatggaaactaatcctttgaggggcttgttcggggtatcttcaccccgaccagaagagcaaagagttgctcctcaacctactaaacctactgaaaacatttactttgagattccttcgggtatgatagagaaactgctagctaatccctttgcaggagatggaacattgcatcccgatttacaccttatctttgtggatgaagtttgtggattatttaagcttgcaggtatccccgatgatgttgtcaagaggaaggtcttccctttatctttgaagggagatgcattgacatggtattggctatgtgatgatacgggatcttggaattataaacgattgaagttggaatttcaccagaagttctatcctatgcatcttgttcatcgtgatcgtagttACATATATAATTcctggcctcatgaaggagaaagc is a window encoding:
- the LOC123045912 gene encoding cytochrome c oxidase subunit 6b-3, producing MAEIEIKTAPADFRFPTTNQTRHCFTRYVEFHRCVSAKGDEAAECEKFAKYYRSLCPAEWVEKWNEQRENGTFAGPL